A region from the Lolium perenne isolate Kyuss_39 chromosome 4, Kyuss_2.0, whole genome shotgun sequence genome encodes:
- the LOC139830251 gene encoding B3 domain-containing protein Os03g0212300-like has product MAGPGGRGRGRRGPGRPPGRGRGRRGGAARAPRSPSPASSSSSHEERCFEFLLRIDNDPLGIKRLPDKFAEFVDGHEPAHLQLREASCNFCRWSVEVLFDGQGKMYLHTGWDKFARDLHLEPGCQLTFLYEGDGEMIVKVFDDTACRVHYPHTGESGSDTNS; this is encoded by the coding sequence atggccggtcccggtggacggggaaggggccgccgcggtcctgggcgccccccgggccggggaaggggccgccgcggtggagcagcaagggccccacggtcaccgtcacctgcatcctcctcgtcttcgcatgaggaacgctgcttcgagttcctcctccgcatcgacaacgacccactcggcatcaagcggctaccggacaagttcgccgagttcgtcgacggccacgagccggcgcacttgcagctacgggaggctagctgcaacttctgccgctggtccgtggaggtcctgttcgacgggcagggcaagatgtacctgcacacggggtgggacaagttcgcccgtgacctccacctcgagcccggctgccagctcaccttcctgtacgagggggacggcgagatgatcgtcaaggtgttcgacgacacggcctgccgtgtgcactacccccacaccggcgaatccggctccgaCACCAATAGTTAG